From Pseudorca crassidens isolate mPseCra1 chromosome 7, mPseCra1.hap1, whole genome shotgun sequence, a single genomic window includes:
- the RAB14 gene encoding ras-related protein Rab-14, whose protein sequence is MATAPYNYSYIFKYIIIGDMGVGKSCLLHQFTEKKFMADCPHTIGVEFGTRIIEVSGQKIKLQIWDTAGQERFRAVTRSYYRGAAGALMVYDITRRSTYNHLSSWLTDARNLTNPNTVIILIGNKADLEAQRDVTYEEAKQFAEENGLLFLEASAKTGENVEDAFLEAAKKIYQNIQDGSLDLNAAESGVQHKPSAPQGGRLTSEPQPQREGCGC, encoded by the exons ATGGCAACTGCACCATACAACTACTCTtacatctttaaatatattattattg gggaCATGGGAGTAGGAAAATCTTGCTTGCTTCatcaatttacagaaaaaaagt TTATGGCTGACTGTCCTCATACaattggtgttgaatttggtACAAGAATAATTGAAGTTAGTGGCCAAAAAATCAAACTGCAGATTTGGGATACAGCAGGACAGGAGAGGTTTAGGGCTGTCACACGAAGCTACTACAGAGGAGCTGCGGGAGCACTTATGGTGTATGATATCACTAG AAGAAGTACATATAATCACTTAAGCAGCTGGTTGACAGATGCAAGGAATCTCACCAATCCAAATACT GTAATAATTCTCATAGGAAATAAAGCAGAtttggaggcacagagagatgttACATATGAAGAAGCCAAACAGTTTGCTGAAGAAAATG gctTATTGTTCCTTGAAGCAAGTGCAAAAAC GGGAGAGAACGTAGAAGATGCTTTCCTTGAGGCTGCCAAGAAAATCTATCAGAACATTCAGGATGGAAGCTTGGATCTGAATGCTGCCGAGTCTGGTGTACAACACAAACCTTCAGCCCCACAGGGAGGCCGGCTAACCAGTGAACCCCAACCCCAGAGAGAAGGCTGTGGCTGCTAG